A single window of Pseudarthrobacter defluvii DNA harbors:
- the nirD gene encoding nitrite reductase small subunit NirD, whose protein sequence is MTATLELGALAAESDLTGFGTGWHRVCMVDDLEPAWGEAALVAGRQIALFRTGPSEVFAVAHEDPATGAHVMARGILGSKGTRPTIASPLRKEVYDLETGECFSTPGLRLAAYSTRVSDGFVEVQLQYLG, encoded by the coding sequence ATGACGGCAACACTGGAACTTGGGGCGCTCGCCGCCGAATCAGACCTCACCGGGTTCGGGACCGGCTGGCACCGTGTCTGCATGGTGGATGACCTCGAACCCGCCTGGGGTGAGGCAGCCCTCGTGGCAGGCCGCCAGATTGCGCTGTTCCGCACCGGCCCCAGCGAAGTCTTTGCGGTGGCCCATGAGGACCCTGCCACCGGAGCCCACGTCATGGCCCGCGGCATCCTCGGTTCCAAGGGAACGCGGCCCACTATCGCCTCGCCGCTGCGTAAGGAGGTCTACGACCTTGAGACCGGTGAGTGCTTCAGCACCCCCGGCTTGCGGCTGGCAGCGTACAGCACCCGCGTCAGCGACGGCTTCGTCGAGGTGCAGCTCCAGTACTTGGGCTGA